The following are encoded in a window of Halorarum salinum genomic DNA:
- a CDS encoding DUF7490 domain-containing protein: protein MSRERLLAAGAAGVLAIALLAALVGPGVLASPAEDDPVRPGRVSVEEVAVAPGEISGATAELRLHGRVDHGGNPTENVTVRYRAYDAESGLLTDERTVDVGTMEGDGSVPVNATLRVDREGGYELETVVFRDGERVDRSSTEVRGVNALAPAYAETDVRFTVSDVVPPLAVSVDSVEDDRTTLRVAASLTNGGDGESGDLRVELVLRQADSNLVADRASVDAGAIRPGRTANAETTLTVPSEYNYYVDAALYRDGVLVDSARSVANLDPRETISANETEREVEFEVGDFTDDGAERGGSEDGARRETDVDTPGFTAALAVVALLASALLTRRRSE from the coding sequence ATGTCACGCGAGAGACTGCTGGCGGCCGGCGCCGCCGGCGTGCTCGCGATCGCCCTCCTCGCCGCCCTCGTCGGGCCCGGCGTCCTCGCGTCCCCCGCCGAGGACGACCCGGTCCGGCCCGGCCGCGTGAGCGTGGAGGAGGTCGCGGTCGCGCCCGGCGAGATCTCCGGCGCTACCGCCGAACTCCGACTGCACGGCCGCGTCGACCACGGGGGTAACCCGACCGAGAACGTCACGGTCCGCTACCGAGCCTACGACGCCGAGTCCGGGCTGTTGACCGACGAGCGGACCGTCGACGTGGGGACGATGGAGGGCGACGGGTCGGTGCCGGTGAACGCCACCCTCCGGGTCGACCGCGAGGGCGGCTACGAACTGGAGACGGTCGTCTTCCGCGACGGCGAGCGCGTCGACCGCAGCTCGACGGAGGTGCGGGGGGTGAACGCGCTCGCGCCGGCGTACGCCGAGACGGACGTCCGCTTCACGGTGAGCGACGTGGTTCCCCCGCTGGCCGTGTCGGTCGACTCCGTCGAGGACGACCGGACGACCCTGCGCGTGGCGGCCTCGCTCACGAACGGCGGCGACGGGGAGAGCGGCGACCTCCGGGTCGAGCTCGTCCTCCGGCAGGCCGACTCGAACCTCGTCGCCGACCGGGCGAGCGTCGACGCCGGCGCCATCAGGCCCGGTCGGACCGCGAACGCCGAGACGACGCTCACCGTCCCCTCGGAGTACAACTACTACGTCGACGCCGCGCTGTACAGGGACGGCGTGCTCGTCGACTCGGCCCGCTCGGTGGCCAACCTCGACCCCCGGGAGACCATCTCCGCGAACGAGACCGAGCGCGAGGTGGAGTTCGAGGTCGGCGACTTCACGGACGACGGGGCCGAACGAGGCGGGAGCGAGGACGGGGCGAGACGGGAGACGGACGTCGACACGCCCGGGTTCACGGCCGCGCTGGCGGTCGTCGCGCTGCTCGCGAGCGCGCTGC
- a CDS encoding universal stress protein has translation MLFVLATDSVHTSELLCGYLRVRLQEGDEVHAVNSKRGGDRTDADEMREGEDALEAVEQRLADVVPVEVHQYVRGNDPAEDVLAHAGKVDADELVVGIRKRNPTAKVVFGSVAQDVLLRSNLPMRVVPRESA, from the coding sequence ATGCTGTTCGTACTCGCGACCGACTCGGTCCACACGAGCGAGCTCCTCTGTGGCTACCTGCGCGTCCGCCTGCAGGAGGGCGACGAGGTCCACGCGGTGAACTCGAAGCGGGGCGGCGACAGGACGGACGCCGACGAGATGCGCGAGGGCGAGGACGCCCTGGAGGCGGTCGAGCAGCGTCTGGCGGACGTGGTCCCCGTCGAGGTCCACCAGTACGTGCGGGGGAACGACCCCGCCGAGGACGTGCTCGCGCACGCCGGGAAGGTGGACGCCGACGAACTCGTCGTCGGCATCCGGAAGCGGAACCCGACCGCGAAGGTGGTGTTCGGCAGCGTCGCCCAGGACGTGCTGTTGCGCTCGAACCTGCCGATGCGCGTCGTTCCGCGGGAGTCGGCGTGA
- a CDS encoding Lrp/AsnC family transcriptional regulator produces MSTDALDELDFGILHLLQEDARNTSPVDMEELLPVSDTTIRNRIEKLEERGVIKGYVPLIDYEAAGFPLRVKLVCTAPVRERSALAGEVLQLSHVVDVEEMLSARENIRVQVVTNKSEELNEVTSQLDALGLTIERESILRETHSRPFNHFGENMVSNE; encoded by the coding sequence ATGTCCACGGACGCCCTCGACGAACTCGATTTCGGCATCCTCCATCTGCTCCAGGAGGATGCCCGCAACACGTCGCCGGTCGACATGGAGGAGCTCCTGCCCGTCTCCGATACGACCATCCGGAATCGGATCGAGAAGCTGGAGGAGCGGGGCGTCATCAAGGGATACGTCCCGTTGATCGACTACGAAGCGGCCGGCTTTCCACTGCGCGTCAAACTCGTCTGCACCGCTCCCGTCCGGGAGCGGTCAGCGCTTGCCGGGGAGGTGCTACAACTGTCCCACGTCGTCGACGTCGAGGAGATGTTGAGTGCCCGCGAGAACATCCGCGTCCAGGTCGTGACGAACAAGTCGGAGGAACTCAACGAAGTAACGTCCCAGTTGGACGCGCTGGGCCTCACGATCGAGCGGGAGAGCATCCTGCGGGAAACTCACTCGCGCCCCTTCAACCATTTCGGCGAGAACATGGTCTCGAACGAATAG
- a CDS encoding HalOD1 output domain-containing protein: protein MEPPRETQPVAREDVIIHRIVSAISEAANVATTELSTPLDEVVDADGLVQLLSNGDETIRVTFQYQQYVVEAHGDGVVEVTDSGGGD, encoded by the coding sequence ATGGAGCCACCGAGAGAAACGCAACCTGTCGCTCGGGAGGATGTTATCATACATCGAATCGTGTCCGCGATCTCGGAGGCTGCCAACGTCGCCACCACCGAACTGTCGACGCCACTCGACGAGGTCGTGGATGCTGACGGGCTCGTCCAGTTACTTTCCAACGGCGACGAGACGATTCGTGTCACGTTCCAGTACCAGCAGTACGTAGTCGAGGCACACGGTGACGGCGTCGTCGAGGTCACCGATTCCGGGGGTGGGGACTGA
- a CDS encoding HalOD1 output domain-containing protein, whose product MAIIETMAVFENGEPRKAADVLETPLSEHVGTDALDALVGNDALTAISLTISDYHVLISENTVGIEPAESASHAT is encoded by the coding sequence GTGGCCATCATCGAAACCATGGCCGTCTTCGAAAACGGCGAACCGAGGAAGGCAGCAGACGTACTCGAGACTCCCCTTAGCGAGCACGTCGGTACTGACGCGCTTGACGCTCTCGTCGGGAACGACGCCCTCACCGCCATCTCGCTCACGATCTCTGACTACCATGTCCTGATCAGCGAGAACACAGTCGGTATCGAACCTGCCGAGTCCGCCTCCCACGCAACTTGA